The following proteins are co-located in the Myroides profundi genome:
- a CDS encoding MGMT family protein encodes MDKQANFFERVFSVARQIPVGRVTTYGAIARAIGAARSARMVGYAMNASHDDDTVPAHRVVNRNGLLTGKFHFDGTNLMQQLLENEGVEVVDNKVVNFKELLWEPTVYEGE; translated from the coding sequence ATGGACAAGCAGGCTAATTTCTTTGAACGAGTTTTCTCTGTTGCGAGACAGATACCAGTAGGTAGAGTGACCACTTACGGTGCTATAGCTAGAGCTATCGGTGCAGCGCGTTCTGCTCGTATGGTAGGTTATGCGATGAATGCATCTCATGATGATGATACAGTACCTGCACATCGTGTAGTCAATCGAAATGGATTATTGACAGGTAAATTTCATTTTGATGGAACGAATCTAATGCAACAATTATTAGAGAATGAAGGTGTGGAGGTAGTAGATAATAAAGTGGTCAATTTTAAAGAACTCCTTTGGGAACCTACTGTGTACGAAGGAGAATAA
- the trmB gene encoding tRNA (guanosine(46)-N7)-methyltransferase TrmB, producing the protein MGSKNKLKRFRENETFDIVYQPTREDMIGELPQKGNWNKDVFKNDNPIVLELGCGKGEYTVELAKRFPEKNFIGIDIKGARFWRGAKTAVESGMTNVAFLRTQIELIEHAFAAGEVSEIWITFPDPQIKYKRTKHRLTNSEFLKRYKNILSEDGIMNLKTDSEFMHGYTLGLLHGEGHEVIYANHHIYKNEGAPAVVTEIQTFYESQYLEQNKPITYIQFRIK; encoded by the coding sequence GTGGGAAGTAAAAATAAACTAAAGCGATTCAGAGAGAACGAAACTTTTGATATTGTATATCAGCCGACTAGAGAAGACATGATAGGAGAGTTACCACAAAAAGGTAATTGGAATAAAGATGTTTTTAAGAATGATAATCCTATTGTATTAGAACTAGGATGTGGAAAAGGAGAATATACAGTAGAGCTAGCGAAGCGTTTTCCTGAGAAAAACTTTATTGGTATTGATATTAAAGGTGCTCGTTTTTGGCGTGGGGCTAAGACAGCTGTAGAGTCAGGAATGACTAATGTAGCTTTCTTACGTACACAAATCGAATTAATAGAGCATGCTTTTGCAGCAGGTGAAGTGAGTGAAATCTGGATTACTTTCCCAGACCCTCAGATTAAGTATAAACGTACTAAACACCGTCTAACGAATAGTGAATTCCTTAAGCGTTATAAGAATATCTTATCAGAGGATGGTATTATGAACTTAAAGACGGACAGCGAGTTCATGCATGGATATACATTAGGGCTTCTACATGGAGAAGGGCACGAAGTTATTTATGCTAATCACCACATTTATAAAAATGAAGGTGCACCTGCGGTAGTAACAGAAATTCAAACTTTTTACGAATCACAGTATTTAGAACAAAATAAACCTATAACTTACATTCAATTTAGAATTAAGTAA
- a CDS encoding sensor histidine kinase — translation MATKFKNSYKFAIKSSSSITLISFIVTFPIGVFYLNIPVWIVLGYLLILFTMSFFILQYRVEHFIYRRIKKIYDNVSLLEHAELRSKAVTTDMQTLTEEIQKFAKNKKIEIESLQVREEYRREFLGNISHELKTPLFTIQSYLETLQDGAINDLKVRDRYIERAAQSVDRLIYIVNDLDMITKLESGDLHLNIVTFDIVETIRHAFDFLDYKAKKRNISLIFDLNYNKPIYVVGDKERIGQVITNLIDNSIKYGKDKGTTEVTIEDLVKNKLIIRVTDNGLGIKKENVSRLFERFYRIDKSGARAVGGSGLGLSIVKHIVEAHEEHIYVESSFGYGSEFSFTLEKALVDPTDN, via the coding sequence ATGGCTACAAAGTTTAAAAACTCTTATAAGTTTGCAATAAAGTCTTCATCTTCTATTACCTTGATAAGCTTTATTGTAACCTTTCCTATAGGTGTATTTTATCTAAACATCCCAGTTTGGATAGTGTTAGGATATCTTTTAATCTTATTTACGATGTCCTTTTTTATTCTTCAGTATCGCGTAGAACACTTTATCTACAGAAGAATAAAAAAAATATATGACAATGTCTCTCTGTTAGAACATGCTGAGCTGAGAAGTAAAGCCGTGACGACTGATATGCAGACCTTGACAGAAGAAATTCAGAAATTTGCTAAAAACAAGAAGATTGAGATTGAGTCTCTTCAAGTGAGAGAAGAGTATAGAAGAGAGTTCTTAGGGAATATATCTCATGAACTAAAGACTCCTCTATTCACAATACAGAGTTATTTAGAGACTTTACAGGATGGTGCGATTAATGATCTTAAGGTCAGAGATCGTTATATAGAGCGCGCCGCTCAGAGTGTAGATCGTCTTATCTATATCGTTAATGACTTAGATATGATTACTAAGCTTGAGTCTGGTGATCTACATCTTAATATCGTGACTTTTGATATTGTAGAGACGATTCGACATGCCTTTGACTTTTTAGATTATAAAGCCAAGAAAAGAAATATATCTCTAATCTTCGATCTGAATTATAACAAACCTATTTATGTAGTAGGGGATAAAGAACGCATAGGACAAGTCATCACTAACCTAATAGATAACTCTATTAAATATGGTAAAGACAAAGGAACTACAGAAGTAACTATCGAAGACCTAGTGAAAAACAAATTGATTATCCGTGTTACGGACAATGGTCTTGGTATTAAGAAAGAGAATGTCTCTCGTCTATTCGAGCGTTTTTATCGCATTGATAAGAGTGGAGCTAGAGCAGTGGGTGGTTCTGGATTAGGATTGTCTATCGTGAAGCATATCGTAGAGGCGCATGAAGAGCATATTTACGTAGAGAGTAGTTTCGGTTATGGATCGGAGTTCTCTTTCACTTTAGAGAAAGCTTTAGTAGACCCTACTGATAATTAA
- a CDS encoding response regulator transcription factor, with translation MKNSEIKILLADDEQDIIDIIGYNLEQEGYQVFTATNGKLAVESATQNKPHLIILDVMMPEMDGIEACELIRKNSGLSNSVITFLTARGEDYSQVAGFEAGADDYITKPVKPKVLMSKVKALLRRARFSDDTSTNTIEVGDIRIDRDEYRVFVRKEEIVFPRKEFELLYLLMAKPGKVFTRDEILDAVWGNEVVVGGRTIDVHIRKLREKIGDSYFKTIKGVGYKFDHAE, from the coding sequence ATGAAAAATTCTGAAATTAAGATCCTTTTAGCTGATGATGAGCAAGATATTATCGATATCATTGGATATAATTTAGAGCAAGAGGGGTATCAAGTATTTACTGCAACAAACGGTAAGCTAGCAGTTGAGTCTGCAACTCAAAACAAACCACACCTTATTATATTAGATGTAATGATGCCTGAGATGGACGGTATAGAAGCATGTGAGTTGATTAGAAAAAACAGTGGTCTATCTAATAGCGTAATCACCTTTTTAACAGCACGTGGGGAAGATTATTCACAGGTAGCAGGTTTTGAAGCAGGGGCGGATGATTATATCACAAAACCTGTCAAACCAAAGGTGTTAATGAGTAAGGTAAAGGCATTACTTAGACGTGCACGCTTCAGTGATGATACTTCTACTAATACTATAGAGGTAGGAGATATTAGAATCGATAGAGATGAGTACAGAGTATTTGTTCGCAAAGAAGAAATTGTATTCCCTAGAAAAGAATTTGAACTACTTTATTTATTAATGGCTAAGCCAGGTAAAGTGTTTACTCGTGACGAGATCTTAGATGCAGTATGGGGAAATGAAGTGGTAGTAGGCGGAAGAACTATCGATGTACATATCCGAAAACTAAGAGAAAAAATCGGAGATAGTTACTTTAAGACAATAAAAGGAGTAGGGTATAAATTTGACCACGCAGAATAG